A genomic window from Lotus japonicus ecotype B-129 chromosome 1, LjGifu_v1.2 includes:
- the LOC130721785 gene encoding photosystem I chlorophyll a/b-binding protein 5, chloroplastic yields the protein MAAAIARSYSFQPRSLFNSNTIYNPSPYGGYSWLGPAASRAGTTPRCRQICAAMQPRPTWLPGLDPPAYLDGTLAGDYGFDPLGLGEDPESLRWYVQAELVHARFAMLGVFGILVTDLLRVTGLSKIPVWFEAGAVKYEFTNTQTLIIVQLLLMGFAETKRYMDFISPGSQAKEGSFFGLEASFEGLEPGYPGGPLLNPLGLAKDIKNARESKLKEIKNGRLAMVAILGIFVQASVTHVGPIDNLVEHLSNPWHKTVIQTLASSGS from the exons ATGGCCGCAGCAATAGCAAGAAGCTACTCTTTTCAGCCACGCTCTTTATTCAACAGTAACACCATCTATAATCCTTCACCATATGGAGGATACTCATGGCTGGGACCTGCTGCTTCGAGAGCAGGAACCACTCCACGTTGTAGGCAAATTTGCGCAGCAATGCAACCGCGACCGACATGGCTCCCAGGACTCGATCCCCCAGCTTATCTTGATGGAAC TCTTGCCGGAGATTACGGGTTCGACCCACTTGGGCTTGGAGAGGATCCTGAAAGCTTAAGGTGGTATGTGCAGGCAGAACTGGTTCATGCTCGCTTTGCAATGCTTGGGGTATTCGGAATTCTAGTAACAGAT CTACTTCGCGTCACAGGGCTTAGTAAGATACCTGTTTGGTTTGAAGCCGGTGCAGTAAAATACGAATTTACCAACACACAGACGCTGATCATTGTTCAACTACTCTTGATGGG gtttgccgaaaccaaaaggTACATGGATTTCATTAGTCCGGGATCTCAAGCTAAAGAGGGGTCCTTCTTTGGATTGGAAGCTTCATTTGAAGGCTTAGAGCCAGG GTACCCTGGGGGTCCTCTGCTAAATCCTCTTGGCCTAGCTAAAGACATTAAAAATGCTCGTGAGTCGAAGCTTAAAGAAATCAAGAACG GGCGTCTGGCAATGGTGGCAATTCTTGGCATCTTTGTACAAGCTTCTGTGACTCATGTTGGACCAATTGATAACCTTGTGGAGCACCTCTCCAATCCATGGCATAAAACTGTTATTCAAACCCTTGCAAGTTCTGGTTCTTAG
- the LOC130721769 gene encoding protein CYPRO4 — MGATQSRDDLLESSDSDREEAEDANYQDAASDDSERRVKTPPSLDDVEAKLKALKLKYASSSSSSAALAPNAVKLYLHIGGNTPNAKWVTSDKLTSYNFVKTHRIDGDSAEEDEEEEEEEEDEEEESWWVLKVGSKVRSKVGLDMQLKTFSDQRRVDFVARGVWAMKFFTEQDYSAFVVQFQNCLFENTHGVEATEENRLKVYGKDFIGWANPEAADDSMWEDAEDRFSKSPGSATPVRPSQDLREEFEEAANGGIQSIALGALDNSFLVGENGIQVVKNFAHGIHGKGAFVNFRDGYQNESSSHCTPKKTLLMKAETNMLLMSPAGEGKLHSMGLHQLDIETGKVVTEWKFGKDGTEITMRDIANDSKGAQLDPSGSTFLGLDDNRLCRWDMRDRNGMVQNIANSNTPVLNWAQGHQFSRGTSFQCFATTGDGSIVVGSLDGKIRLYSINSMRQAKTAFPGLGSPVTHVDVTFDGKWIVGTTDSYLIVICTMFTDKDGKFKTGFAGRMGNKIAAPRLLKLNPLDSHLAGVNNKFRNAQFSWVTENGRQERHIVATVGKFSVIWNFQQVKDGSHDCYHNQQGLKSCYCYKIVLRDDSIVESRFMHDKFAVSDSPEAPLVIATPLKVSSFSMSSRR; from the exons ATGGGTGCCACTCAGAGTCGCGACGATTTGCTCGAATCCTCCGATTCCGATCGCGAAGAAGCAGAAGACGCAAACTACCAAGACGCCGCCAGCGACGATTCAGAACGGCGAGTCAAAACGCCACCGTCGCTCGATGATGTCGAGGCCAAGCTCAAGGCCCTCAAGCTCAAATacgcttcttcttcatcttcctccgcTGCTTTGGCCCCCAACGCTGTCAAGCTCTACCTCCATATCGGTGGAAACACCCCCAATGCCAAGTGGGTAACCTCCGACAAACTCACTTCGTACAATTTCGTCAAGACCCACCGGATCGACGGTGACTCTGCggaagaggatgaggaagaagaagaagaggaggaggatgaggaggaagaaTCTTGGTGGGTTTTGAAGGTGGGATCCAAGGTTCGGTCCAAGGTGGGATTGGATATGCAATTGAAGACGTTCTCCGATCAGCGGCGCGTGGATTTCGTCGCGCGTGGCGTCTGGGCTATGAAATTCTTCACGGAGCAAGACTACAGTGCCTTCGTGGTTCAGTTTCAGAACTGCTTGTTTGAGAATACGCACGGCGTTGAGGCCACGGAGGAGAACAGGCTCAAGGTTTACGGCAAGGATTTCATTGGGTGGGCGAATCCTGAAGCTGCTGATGATTCCATGTGGGAGGACGCGGAGGATAGGTTCTCTAAAAGCCCCGGTTCCGCCACGCCGGTTCGGCCGAGTCAGGATCTCCGGGAGGAGTTTGAGGAAGCTGCGAATGGTGGGATTCAGAGCATTGCGCTTGGTGCTTTGGACAACAGTTTCTTGGTGGGTGAAAATGGTATTCAGGTTGTGAAGAATTTTGCACATGGGATTCATGGGAAGGGTGCTTTTGTGAATTTTCGTGATGGGTACCAGAATGAGTCATCGTCGCATTGTACCCCCAAGAAGACGCTTCTGATGAAAGCGGAGACGAACATGCTTCTGATGAGTCCTGCCGGTGAGGGTAAGCTTCATTCAATGGGGCTTCACCAGCTTGATATTGAGACTGGGAAGGTTGTGACTGAGTGGAAGTTTGGGAAGGATGGAACTGAGATTACGATGAGGGATATCGCGAATGATAGCAAAGGTGCTCAGTTGGATCCTTCAGGATCAACTTTCTTAGGGTTGGATGATAACAGGCTTTGTAGGTGGGACATGCGTGATCGCAATGGGATGGTTCAGAATATTGCGAATTCGAACACTCCTGTGTTGAATTGGGCACAAGGGCATCAGTTTTCGAGGGGGACTAGCTTTCAATGCTTTGCCACTACTGGTGATGGTTCCATTGTTGTTGGGTCTCTTGATGGGAAGATTCGTCTCTATTCAATCAACTCCATGAGGCAGGCAAAGACAGCTTTTCCTGGCCTCGGATCGCCTGTTACTCACGTGGATGTTACCTTTGATGGCAAGTGGATTGTGGGCACAACGGATTCCTACTTGATTGTTATTTGTACCATGTTTACTGACAAAGATGGTAAGTTTAAAACTGGTTTCGCTGGACGAATGGGAAACAAGATTGCTGCTCCAAGGTTGCTCAAGCTCAACCCTCTGGATTCACATTTAGCTGGAGTAAATAACAAATTCCGCAATGCTCAGTTTTCTTGG GTCACGGAGAATGGAAGGCAGGAGCGACATATAGTAGCTACAGTGGGAAAGTTCAGTGTGATATGGAACTTCCAGCAAGTCAAGGACGGTTCTCATGATTGTTACCATAACCAACAGGGTCTAAAGAGCTGCTACTGCTACAAAATAGTCCTTAGGGATGATTCCATTGTTGAAAGCCGATTTATGCACGACAAGTTTGCAGTCAGTGATTCTCCTGAGGCTCCATTGGTAATAGCCACCCCACTGAAAGTTAGCTCATTCAGCATGTCCAGCAGGAGATGA